CTTCCGCCGTGGGCCACGCCGGTCTCCACGATAACGTCGGGCTTTATGCGGTAAATTACCTCGGCGGTGCGCACCATGTCTTCGGGAAGCTGGATGATGGGCCTGCCCATCCAGGTGAAGGTGTAGGAATACTTCTGCACCCAGCCGCTTTTTATCCACAGGCGCGACAGAATCCCGAAGGCTTCCTTTCCGTTTAAGTCTATCTCGCGCTCCGCGCCGTTCTCGTTCACCAGCATGGTGTTTTTATCGGTATCAGCAAAAATTTTCATCCGCATGTGCTCCGTGAGACTTGGTTGATTGAAATGATTTTTTCTGCCCAAAAACTTCCAGCCTTACAGGGAACTTGCCAGCCCGTTGAAAAAAGGCTTGATATAAAGCCTGTATAAAAACGATGAACTGCAAGGAAGGCGAGCGGGCGTCGGCGGAGCGTGCTTCATGCACGTGAGCACGACGCCCGCGAAGCCTGACACAGCAGTTCGCGTTTTTGGACAGACTGTTACTTTATGATGAGGCCCTGGCCCGTTGGCAGGCTCAGTATCTCGGTGCCGCGCCTTGCGGCTAATTCGTCGAAGGCCCGTTTCTGCATGATGTGCTTCTCGAATCCGTAGTCGTCCAGAACCACCATGGCGCCCGGAACAAGCCGGTCCCAGAAATACTCGGCAGCCGCTATTTCCGGGGCCGCGCAGTTCATGTCTATGGAAAGGTAGCACACCTTTTCCGCAGTCACCTGGGGCAGGGTGTCGGGAATCGGCCCCTTTATGATTTTCACGTTTTTGAAGTCGCGGAAGGTTTCAAGCACCTGGTCGTAGCAGGGGGCGTAGCCGCCGGGCTTGATCCCGCGCGCCCTTTCCTCCGGGGTCAGGCTTTTTTCAACGAGGCCGCAGAAGGTGTCCAGAAGCCAGAAGGTCTTGGGAAGCCCGGAAAAACCCACGTACTGCATCACCGACCTTGAAAAGCCGCCCTTGTTCACCCCGCATTCCACGAAATCGCCCTCGTGCCTCGCGGCGATGGTGGCCGCGAAACATAGAACGTGCACCCGCCAGTGGATCTTGTACTTTTCCCAGGAGCCGGTCTGCCGCCCAAGCTCGTAGGCCTCCGCAAAGCGCGGGTCTTCCATGAAATCGGCGTTGTGTTTGGTGGCGAGCCCGTCCGTGTTGTAGGTGAGAGGGCCCGGAACATAGCTGAGCCCCCTTGTCTGGTAGAGCTTGGCAAGGATGTCGAACACCGGCTGGGGCAGCTTGTTGGCGAGTTTTTTTCTTAGGGCTGTAATGTCCATTCATGTCCCTTTCAGGCAAGCTCTATTGAAAGGCCCGCCCGCCGGATGATTTCAAGGTTTTCAGCCCGGTACTCCGGGTTCATGAGTATTAGGGTGCGGACCCCGCGCCTCGCCGCTGTGGCCACGTCCACGATGGGGTGCCCGGTTCCGGCCACGAAACAGCCCTGCTTGGCCGGATTGATGTCCACCAGGCAGTCGATCAGAAGGCCTTCGGGGTCGATGAGGTTCACGAAGGTGACTCCCTTGGCCCCGGCCCCCCAAAGCCCAACGGGGCCGCTTTTGGCGTATTTTTCGATCTTTTCGGCCCATTCCGCGAGGATTCCGGGCAGGGCCTCCGAAAAGCCTTCGGCGAGCCTTAGGGTGTTCTCCGCGCCGCCCCGGGCCGGGTTTTCAGCGCCGCCGCGCCCTGCCTCCATCCAAAGATACTGGCCGCCGAAAACCGCTTCATGGGCCGATACCGAAAGGCCGCATCGGCCAAGGGCGAAGCCCAGGGAGCCTGCGGAAAAAAGCGAGCAGTGCTCGTAGAAGAAATCCCAGATCACGCGGTTTTTCAGTATCCAGTCAACGTCCGGGGTTTCCAGGAAAAGGGCGGACGCGGGATTTTCCGAAAGCGCCGCGCCAAGGGACGCTAAAAAGCCAGGGGGCTCCCTTATGTGTTCGATCACGTGGCGGCAGATGACGGCCTCAGACGTGAGCCCCTCTTTCGGCCCCTCGAAAAAGCGCCTGTGAAACTTGAGCCTGCCGCCTAAGGCGCTTTCCTCGTCAATGTAGCTCGGATCGAAACCTGTTCCGGTCAGGTCAGGGCGCATCTCACCCAGGATTTTCAAAAAATGCCCCTTGCCGCAGCCCACCTCAAGGACGCTTGGCCGGTCCACCGCAAGGGCCTTCGAGACGCGGTCGGCGCGGTCCGTGAGATGGACCGAAAAGGCCGGGGAAAGGCTCTGGTCGTTGTCGTATTCCCGCCCGTAGGCAAGAAGGCCGGGGTCGAAGGCGGCGTTATACACGAAGCCGCAGGAGGGGCAGGCGGTCATGGAGAGGTCACCCCTTGCCGCAGCCCTGGCCTCCTTTTCCGACCTGTGCAGGATGTGCTGGTGCACGGGCATGTTTTTGCGCGAAAGGAAGACGAGGCCGTCCCCGCTTCCGCACACCGGGCAGGGACACATCAGCGCTCCCCCTTCCACCACCCGGCGGTGAGCTTTAGGGCCTGATCCAGGGTGAGGGACGGGCGGAAGCCCACTTCCGTGTGCAGGCGCTTCACGTCGGCCAGGATCAGCGAGGGTTCGTTTTGGGGGGCGGGGATGGCCCCAAGCCGTATAAGGTCCCTCGCGCCCCATATTTCGGCGAATCGTGAGACCAGAGCTCCCACCGACACCGGCTGGCCTGTGGCCACGTTTACCGGGCCTTCCACGGGGCTGTCCAGGAAGGCTGCAAGGGCCGCCCCGGCCTCCTTCACGTACATGAAGTCCCGGAGCTGCCTTCCGTGGGTGCAAAGGGCCGGTTCGTTGCGCAGAAGAGAGCCTGCCACAGAGGACATCAGCCTTCCGCTTTTTTCGTCCGGGCCGAAGAGGAAAAAAAGCCTGGCCCACCCGAAGCTGACACCGGCCTGTCCGAAAAAGGAGCGGGCCAGCATGTGGAGTGAATTCTTGCACACGCCGTAGACGGTGGCGGGGTTCAGGGGCGTGAGGTTTTCCACGCAGAAGCCGTAGGAATGGTCGTACTCGAAGCAGGTTCCGGCGGCCACGGCCCTTTTTCCGCCACATGCCGCGAAGGCCTCGAAAAGGGAGAGGCTGGCCTTCACGAAGGCGAAATTTATGGGTGAGGACGGGTACTTGCCCGGAACCGCATACCAGGCAAGGTGGAGAAGATGGGTGGGGGCCGCGTCCGCCACGGCTTTGGCCGTGCTTGCGGGGTCTAAAAGGTCTGCTTCGCGGCGCAGGGCGGGAAGGCCAGCGGGAAGCTCCTCGCCGGGCGCGGCCAGGGCGTGGACCTCGTACCCCAGGCCCGCCAGGGCTTCCACCGCGTGGCGGCCAATGAAACCGCCCGCCCCTGTAACAAGAACCCTTTTCATTGTTCAAAATCCGGTATGGCCCGGTCCTTGGCGGAAATGACGGCGGGGCTTATGGGCCAGTCGATGCCGATGGACGGGTCGTTCCACCTTATCCCCGATTCGGACAAGGGGGCGTAAAAGGCCGACATCTGGTAAAAGACCTCGCATTCGTCAACGAGTGTCAGGAATCCGTGGGCGAAGCCCACGGGCGCGTACATCATCCGGTGGTTTTCGGCTGAAAGCTCGGCCCCGAACCATTTCTTGTAGGTTGGTGAGTCGGGCCTAAGATCGATTATGGCGTCCCAAACCGCCCCCTTGGTGCAGCGGATGAGCTTCACCTCCCAGTCCGGAGAATTCTGGTAGTGCATCCCCCGGAGCGTCCCCTTTTTTTTGCTGAAGGAGACGCTGGCCTGGGGGAACCTTGTGCAAAGGCCCGCTTCCGCGAACTCCCTCTCGCAGAAAACCCGCGAAAAAAAGCCCCGGTCGTCGGACGCCGGAGTGATCTCAATTATATATGCCCCGGAAAGGGGAGCGGGAACGAAACGCAAGTTCTAAATCTCCGAAAAGGCCATAAATATCTGAAAACGGCATAATCCGCCGGATCAGGCCATGTAGTTTCTAATCTGCCCCAGGGTGAATTTCCGCATGTCCTGGCCGGATAAAAGGGCCTTGTGCCATTTGACGGTGAGGGAAAGGGCCTCTTTAAGGTCCATGCGGGGCTTCCAGCCAAGGCGGATCCGGGCCTTGGTGGCGTCGAGCTTGAGTAAATGCGCCTCGTGGGCGTGAAAGCCCTGGTCGTGGCTCCATGAAGCGCCGTCTCCCCAGAGGGCTGCGGCCATGTCCGCAACCGCTCCCACCGTGGCGGCTTCGGAGGCTTCCGGGCCGAAGTTCCAGGCCTCGGCGTAGTCCCGGCCTTTTTCCGCGAGTTTTTCCGCCAGCATGAGGT
The genomic region above belongs to Deltaproteobacteria bacterium and contains:
- the rfbC gene encoding dTDP-4-dehydrorhamnose 3,5-epimerase, whose product is MRFVPAPLSGAYIIEITPASDDRGFFSRVFCEREFAEAGLCTRFPQASVSFSKKKGTLRGMHYQNSPDWEVKLIRCTKGAVWDAIIDLRPDSPTYKKWFGAELSAENHRMMYAPVGFAHGFLTLVDECEVFYQMSAFYAPLSESGIRWNDPSIGIDWPISPAVISAKDRAIPDFEQ
- a CDS encoding NAD(P)-dependent oxidoreductase, whose product is MKRVLVTGAGGFIGRHAVEALAGLGYEVHALAAPGEELPAGLPALRREADLLDPASTAKAVADAAPTHLLHLAWYAVPGKYPSSPINFAFVKASLSLFEAFAACGGKRAVAAGTCFEYDHSYGFCVENLTPLNPATVYGVCKNSLHMLARSFFGQAGVSFGWARLFFLFGPDEKSGRLMSSVAGSLLRNEPALCTHGRQLRDFMYVKEAGAALAAFLDSPVEGPVNVATGQPVSVGALVSRFAEIWGARDLIRLGAIPAPQNEPSLILADVKRLHTEVGFRPSLTLDQALKLTAGWWKGER
- a CDS encoding class I SAM-dependent methyltransferase, whose product is MDITALRKKLANKLPQPVFDILAKLYQTRGLSYVPGPLTYNTDGLATKHNADFMEDPRFAEAYELGRQTGSWEKYKIHWRVHVLCFAATIAARHEGDFVECGVNKGGFSRSVMQYVGFSGLPKTFWLLDTFCGLVEKSLTPEERARGIKPGGYAPCYDQVLETFRDFKNVKIIKGPIPDTLPQVTAEKVCYLSIDMNCAAPEIAAAEYFWDRLVPGAMVVLDDYGFEKHIMQKRAFDELAARRGTEILSLPTGQGLIIK
- a CDS encoding methyltransferase domain-containing protein, whose product is MCPCPVCGSGDGLVFLSRKNMPVHQHILHRSEKEARAAARGDLSMTACPSCGFVYNAAFDPGLLAYGREYDNDQSLSPAFSVHLTDRADRVSKALAVDRPSVLEVGCGKGHFLKILGEMRPDLTGTGFDPSYIDEESALGGRLKFHRRFFEGPKEGLTSEAVICRHVIEHIREPPGFLASLGAALSENPASALFLETPDVDWILKNRVIWDFFYEHCSLFSAGSLGFALGRCGLSVSAHEAVFGGQYLWMEAGRGGAENPARGGAENTLRLAEGFSEALPGILAEWAEKIEKYAKSGPVGLWGAGAKGVTFVNLIDPEGLLIDCLVDINPAKQGCFVAGTGHPIVDVATAARRGVRTLILMNPEYRAENLEIIRRAGLSIELA